One stretch of Chryseobacterium indologenes DNA includes these proteins:
- a CDS encoding alpha/beta fold hydrolase, with amino-acid sequence MKIFRFFTLILFLISLFCNGQTNLEKVKTFFPDSKKLKKENIDWYRLSVPENWDKIHERKIALAVSVLKSKTTAKKEPVVFIQGGPGGNTITEIMFWVNHPLRKNHDIILIDLRGTGFSQPQLCPDLGKKFFEILSKNQSDEQDVKDKVQVSLACQQDMIDQGIDMGAYNSISVANDLHALKNALKIPTWNVYGVSYGTFISQTYAKIYAQDVHTLTLDSSIPNISQYYTHNTKNYVQSLNKVFNDCRKNPKCGKEYPDLEEVYYNNIAELSKRPLTVTIDQAIIPSGKFTYNAEDYKIAIQQSLYDKKLAEVLPLLIYQFKERNTATLAGLVRAFSGALSLNYGSYFCFTCNEAVPSNHLKKYDSISSQYKKLQGGLSFYRSDFNVCSEWNKQDPHLLPGLSLINDNPFRVLILSGGLDPITPDYFAKETAQNFKRNVQIINGYTYGHGLGYTETGAHIINNFIEKKPLTDSLMQNFNQKNISFKTGITLNKGVVALAGDINSKKWYYFIPLLLSIGVIVVILTGTLINIFSRKSNLSSIALLLMSVTILAFIISLGLGINETLKSNYYLLAFGLPSKWNFVLVLYKLSVFLSVTAFIVIIIKDFRNNIPLYGMIFLAVGIIHFYFFNWV; translated from the coding sequence ATGAAAATATTCCGTTTTTTTACCCTTATATTATTCCTAATATCCTTATTCTGCAATGGACAGACGAATTTAGAAAAAGTAAAAACCTTTTTCCCGGACTCCAAGAAATTAAAAAAAGAAAATATAGATTGGTACCGTTTATCTGTTCCCGAAAACTGGGATAAAATACATGAAAGAAAAATAGCTCTTGCTGTTTCAGTTTTAAAATCTAAAACGACAGCAAAGAAGGAGCCTGTTGTTTTTATTCAGGGAGGACCTGGAGGAAATACCATTACTGAGATCATGTTCTGGGTTAATCATCCGCTGAGAAAAAACCATGATATTATCCTGATTGACCTTAGAGGAACAGGATTTTCTCAACCTCAATTATGTCCGGATTTGGGAAAGAAGTTTTTCGAAATTCTCTCTAAAAACCAATCTGATGAGCAAGATGTGAAAGATAAAGTTCAGGTCTCATTAGCCTGCCAGCAAGATATGATTGACCAGGGAATAGATATGGGCGCCTACAACAGTATATCTGTAGCCAATGATCTGCATGCCTTGAAAAATGCCCTGAAAATTCCAACATGGAATGTGTACGGGGTATCTTATGGTACTTTTATCAGTCAGACCTACGCTAAAATATACGCTCAGGATGTACATACATTAACTTTGGATTCTTCCATTCCCAATATATCCCAATACTATACCCATAATACAAAGAACTATGTACAAAGTTTAAACAAAGTTTTTAATGACTGCAGGAAAAATCCTAAGTGTGGAAAAGAATATCCTGATTTAGAAGAAGTTTATTACAACAATATTGCAGAATTGTCCAAAAGGCCTCTAACAGTTACTATTGATCAGGCTATTATCCCATCCGGAAAATTCACCTATAATGCAGAAGATTATAAAATTGCGATACAACAATCGTTATATGATAAAAAGCTAGCCGAAGTATTACCTCTTTTGATTTACCAGTTTAAAGAGAGAAATACAGCCACTCTGGCAGGTTTGGTACGCGCATTTTCGGGAGCATTATCTCTCAACTACGGCAGCTACTTTTGTTTTACCTGCAACGAGGCAGTTCCCAGTAATCATTTGAAAAAATATGACTCTATTTCGTCCCAATATAAAAAATTACAGGGTGGTTTATCATTTTACCGATCAGATTTCAATGTTTGCAGTGAATGGAATAAACAAGACCCTCATCTTCTGCCGGGACTATCATTGATAAATGATAATCCGTTTAGAGTTCTGATTTTATCCGGCGGACTTGATCCCATTACTCCTGATTATTTTGCTAAGGAAACAGCGCAGAATTTTAAAAGAAATGTACAGATCATCAATGGATATACCTACGGGCATGGGCTAGGTTATACCGAAACCGGTGCCCATATTATCAACAATTTTATTGAAAAAAAACCTTTAACGGACTCATTAATGCAAAATTTCAATCAGAAAAACATCAGCTTTAAAACAGGAATTACTCTAAATAAAGGAGTTGTTGCCCTTGCTGGAGATATAAACTCCAAAAAATGGTATTATTTTATTCCCTTATTGCTTTCTATAGGAGTTATTGTTGTGATTTTGACAGGAACTTTAATTAATATTTTTTCCAGGAAATCCAACCTTTCATCAATTGCCCTGCTACTGATGTCAGTGACAATACTGGCTTTTATTATTTCCTTAGGATTGGGGATCAATGAAACTTTGAAGAGTAATTATTACCTGCTAGCCTTTGGTTTGCCTTCAAAATGGAACTTTGTATTGGTTTTATATAAACTTTCAGTATTCCTTTCTGTTACCGCTTTTATTGTTATCATAATCAAGGATTTTAGAAATAATATTCCGTTATATGGCATGATATTCCTGGCCGTCGGAATTATACATTTTTATTTTTTTAATTGGGTTTGA
- a CDS encoding 4'-phosphopantetheinyl transferase family protein → MKVLYAFIEEEKHQYLLDRYLKMNSDEFNARIGKYRRWQDAQLSLLGRILLKYGLHQYFDIQDFEIGRTPDHKPFLKNKNLNFNISHTGNLAVCCIHEFPIGIDAEYINQETNYEEFKFQMTEGEFHRIHSSEDPLKTFFSYWTEKEAVIKAHGKGLLIPLDSFEINQNKTIVEHETFYLKEIFINKEYQCCIASSEDIRKKIIHVEQLNMNDL, encoded by the coding sequence ATGAAGGTTTTATACGCATTTATAGAAGAGGAGAAGCATCAGTACTTATTAGATCGGTATTTAAAGATGAATTCTGATGAATTCAATGCCAGAATAGGAAAGTACAGAAGATGGCAGGATGCACAGTTGTCTTTGCTGGGGAGAATCCTTCTGAAATACGGGCTACATCAATATTTTGACATACAGGATTTTGAAATCGGACGTACCCCGGATCATAAACCATTCTTGAAAAATAAAAATCTGAATTTTAATATTTCTCATACCGGTAACCTGGCTGTTTGTTGTATCCATGAATTTCCAATAGGAATTGATGCAGAATATATCAATCAGGAAACAAATTATGAAGAATTTAAATTTCAAATGACCGAGGGTGAGTTTCACAGAATCCATTCTTCGGAAGATCCGCTAAAAACCTTTTTTAGCTACTGGACAGAAAAAGAGGCAGTTATTAAAGCACATGGGAAAGGCTTGCTCATTCCTTTAGACTCTTTCGAAATTAATCAGAATAAAACCATTGTGGAGCATGAAACCTTCTATCTGAAAGAGATTTTTATTAACAAAGAATATCAGTGCTGTATTGCATCTTCTGAAGATATCAGAAAAAAAATAATCCATGTTGAACAATTAAACATGAATGACTTATAA
- a CDS encoding retropepsin-like aspartic protease, with translation MKIKLLLLGLLLGIFVHAQNSFRLVNTQKAVIPFQLINNLIFIPVNINGADLTFMVDTGVAETILFSLDNKEIKLSNVEKIKFSGLGGSLSIDGLKSDRNLARIGDVMINTSMSLYVILDEEFNISSHVGIPVNGVIGYHFFKDHPIAIDYISKKITVYENIEVLKKKVRKFNELPISIEKDKPYLSADVEMTREKKASKLLIDLGNSDAIWLFPTLIKDFVYNRPNIDDFLGRGFNGDIYGKRSRIHNFYLGDFKFEKPLTAMPDEFSIQHVSLVKDRKGSVGGEIMRRFSIIFDYPNNKLYLKKNRNFDDPFHFNMSGLDFKQDGLEWQQDRVKIETQSMSGTTNANEVYKDSFQYKFSLKPIFSIAGVRKDSPAYEAGLKKDNKVISINGDKTLDMTLEKILEIMKSSEGRTIIMNIQRQEEKLTFRFNLEDPIPYQE, from the coding sequence ATGAAAATAAAGCTACTTTTATTGGGTTTATTACTGGGTATTTTTGTCCATGCCCAGAACTCTTTTCGACTGGTCAACACTCAAAAAGCAGTAATTCCTTTTCAGCTGATCAACAATCTGATTTTCATTCCCGTTAATATTAATGGCGCAGACCTTACCTTTATGGTAGACACAGGAGTTGCGGAAACCATACTATTCAGCTTAGACAATAAAGAAATTAAACTGAGTAATGTTGAAAAAATAAAATTTTCCGGACTTGGAGGAAGCTTAAGTATAGATGGGTTAAAATCTGACCGTAACTTAGCCAGAATTGGAGATGTCATGATCAATACTTCTATGTCTCTTTATGTGATTCTTGATGAAGAATTTAATATTTCTTCTCATGTAGGAATTCCTGTAAACGGAGTGATCGGCTATCATTTTTTTAAAGACCATCCCATAGCTATTGATTATATTTCTAAAAAAATAACGGTCTATGAAAATATAGAGGTTTTAAAAAAAAAGGTGAGAAAGTTTAATGAACTTCCCATCAGTATTGAAAAGGACAAACCCTACCTTAGTGCCGATGTAGAAATGACCCGTGAAAAGAAAGCCTCAAAACTTCTGATCGATCTCGGAAACAGTGATGCCATCTGGCTCTTCCCTACTCTTATCAAAGATTTTGTATACAACAGGCCTAATATCGATGATTTTCTGGGCCGTGGATTCAATGGGGACATTTATGGTAAAAGAAGCAGAATTCATAATTTTTATCTTGGTGATTTTAAGTTTGAAAAACCTCTTACCGCGATGCCGGATGAATTCTCTATCCAGCATGTGAGCCTGGTTAAAGACAGAAAAGGTTCTGTAGGCGGTGAAATCATGAGACGCTTTTCCATCATTTTCGATTATCCCAACAATAAACTATATTTGAAGAAAAACAGGAATTTTGATGATCCTTTTCATTTTAATATGAGTGGGCTGGATTTTAAACAAGACGGACTGGAATGGCAACAGGACAGGGTTAAAATTGAAACTCAATCAATGTCTGGTACAACAAATGCCAATGAAGTATATAAAGATTCATTCCAATATAAATTCAGTCTGAAACCTATATTTTCTATTGCCGGAGTGAGGAAAGATTCTCCGGCTTATGAAGCAGGTTTAAAAAAGGATAATAAAGTGATCAGTATTAATGGAGATAAAACATTAGATATGACGCTTGAAAAAATCCTTGAAATAATGAAGTCTTCCGAAGGGAGAACCATCATCATGAACATTCAGAGGCAAGAAGAAAAGCTTACTTTCCGGTTTAATCTGGAAGATCCTATTCCTTATCAAGAATAA
- a CDS encoding response regulator transcription factor: MEQIKRFFNEKNEVSKDADIDFSQDADYLEAVKALARTTYQSLYVINYQTKGFEYVSENPLFLCGKTSEEVKNLGYAFYFQNVKPEDVEMLIKINEAGFKFYDKIPIEDRKLYSISYDFNLINSKKNMILVNHKLAPMFLTEDGQVWKALCAVSLSNNTSSGNVVLSKEGSDEIWKYDLTADKWEKSEKVKLSSREYEILSLYTSGHTISEIADKLFITADTVKFHRKKLFEKIGVSNIAEALSYAKTNKLL; the protein is encoded by the coding sequence ATGGAACAGATTAAAAGGTTTTTTAACGAAAAAAATGAGGTCAGTAAAGATGCTGACATTGATTTCAGTCAGGATGCGGATTATCTTGAGGCTGTAAAAGCACTTGCCAGAACCACCTATCAAAGCCTCTACGTTATCAATTATCAGACTAAAGGATTTGAATATGTTTCAGAAAATCCTCTTTTTTTGTGTGGTAAAACCTCTGAAGAAGTAAAGAATCTGGGGTATGCATTCTATTTTCAGAATGTAAAACCGGAAGATGTAGAAATGCTGATTAAAATCAATGAAGCAGGATTTAAATTTTATGATAAAATTCCGATAGAGGATAGAAAGCTGTATTCTATTTCTTATGACTTCAATCTTATCAATAGTAAAAAGAATATGATTCTGGTTAACCATAAACTTGCTCCTATGTTCCTTACCGAAGATGGACAGGTTTGGAAAGCTTTGTGTGCTGTTTCCCTTTCTAATAATACGTCTTCAGGAAATGTAGTACTCAGCAAGGAAGGTTCTGATGAAATCTGGAAATACGATCTCACAGCAGATAAATGGGAGAAAAGTGAAAAAGTAAAATTGTCTTCAAGAGAATATGAAATCTTAAGTCTCTATACCAGTGGCCATACCATCAGTGAAATTGCAGATAAGCTTTTTATTACAGCAGATACTGTGAAATTTCATCGCAAAAAACTTTTTGAAAAAATTGGAGTCAGTAATATTGCAGAGGCTTTATCTTACGCTAAAACCAATAAGTTGCTTTAA
- a CDS encoding amino acid adenylation domain-containing protein: MKLTLPQQDIYFEQLLFPEQPIYNIGAKISIEGHLNYEIFEQAYTTLIQQHDAYRNYVNSDGENVEMVAVDEIRPLELIDFSNEENEEETIANFTQNEFKKTFNLEKDKFLYRFALIKIRQDFHYLFSVYHHIITDGWGTSLMFTRLVKNYNEISENGIVISQYPFAYHNFAVEDQNYFNSEDFIRDKEYWVQKFKSLPESILDKFDLSKNSNESSRKELIIPRNQYDKLNAIASETKSTTFHVILAILYIYFAKKSQLETISIGLPVLNRSGARFKKTVGLFMGVNPLVLSIDEDNTFAEVVEQVKNQLKQNYRHQRFPLGQLVKELGAFTQKERIFNITLSYEKQDYSSHFKGTVTRVVPLSHESERVALALYIREFDETEDVKIDFDYNLNYFTQESINKVVEHFRTLMEDVLKNPNQIIKKVNFLTDSERHQLLTSFNDTRTDYPKDKTIIQLFEEQVEKRPDNVAVWDSKTKITYRELKEKSDKVAQYLVSSLGENTEPVGVLVNRSAELIVILLGVLKSGKCYIPIDPMLPGERISYIIGHSKASVIITEEAQEFYPTNNKETEARFITREDLLQFETSDTPIHLNNKSHPSDTAYIIYTSGSTGTPKGVEIGHESLTNFLTGIQRIPGISVGDVFYSVTTYSFDISILEFFTPLISGASVFMAEKEILNNVEALQDNLAQIRPGIIQGTPSFYQMLFNSGWKGDKDLKVLCGGDRLSESLAGHLLDCCGEVWNMYGPTETTIWSSIKKIEKSSDASNIGSPIQNTQMYILDSYENLLPINTAGRIFISGDGLAKGYYHNEVLTDDKFIHNPFSGISGSKMYETGDLGKWTVGGEIEFLGRNDFQVKLRGFRIELGEIETRLQSYPGINQVVCDAKDVKGEKVLAAYYTCEASYDALDKGLLREYLQGSLPDYMIPGFFVELSTIPLTSNGKIDRKALPDVTGEDLIRRGYVAPVTELEVQLAMIWQEVLGVERIGITDNFFELGGHSLIAGKIANTISRELNKAVSLKHIFQHHTIESLAKKIKNLKDNITTIPKAEQKAYYPLTSDQMNMWLASQKQDFSNAYNMYSLFEIEGNINTTLFENAMNKLILDNEILRTNFIEKDGQVYQSVSQGNKFRLETVSNEENFLAWVKKYISESFDLESDPLIKVAVFNQSTGKKYLVFLTHHIIIDGMSLDIILHRLIRLYHDNGETVMSDNLQFKDYTEWLYSHSHQKLSGYQNDTAKTKVLNIKNELGLVRENRFSLSLDLYHRLRRLSENNKTTLFTSVTTLLSIVINRIYQQQNICVGTIFNGRNTEQLEHAIGMFVKTLPLYLQIDESSTFASQVKNTRHQLNALEEKTETLSAYSLNELTDFLLSYQHSDILVRDQIEFSSFSLKKEKLHHTQARFPVVFNFFESDQLICDVEYSEYVDFNVIELIWDKFLLLLDWICENPHKTIKEAEISTAQEEQLKNSVDISFDF; this comes from the coding sequence ATGAAACTTACTTTACCTCAGCAGGATATTTATTTTGAACAGCTTTTGTTTCCAGAGCAGCCTATTTATAATATTGGTGCTAAAATATCTATTGAAGGCCATTTAAATTATGAGATTTTTGAACAGGCATATACCACATTAATACAACAGCATGATGCTTACCGGAATTATGTAAATAGTGATGGGGAAAATGTAGAAATGGTTGCTGTAGATGAGATCAGACCCCTTGAGTTGATCGATTTTTCTAATGAAGAAAATGAAGAAGAAACTATTGCTAATTTTACACAGAATGAATTTAAAAAGACATTTAATCTTGAAAAAGATAAATTCTTGTACCGTTTTGCCCTGATAAAAATTCGGCAAGACTTTCACTATCTGTTTTCTGTATATCATCATATCATCACAGACGGATGGGGAACTTCACTGATGTTTACCCGTTTGGTGAAAAATTATAACGAGATATCGGAAAATGGTATCGTTATTTCACAATATCCATTTGCATATCATAACTTTGCTGTTGAAGATCAAAACTATTTCAATTCAGAGGATTTTATCAGAGATAAAGAATATTGGGTACAAAAATTTAAATCCTTGCCTGAAAGTATTCTTGATAAATTCGATCTGTCAAAAAATAGTAATGAAAGTTCCAGAAAAGAACTGATTATCCCAAGAAATCAATATGATAAACTGAATGCAATAGCATCAGAAACAAAGTCTACAACATTTCATGTGATATTGGCGATTCTATATATCTACTTTGCTAAAAAATCACAACTTGAGACAATTTCAATAGGATTACCTGTTTTAAACCGGTCCGGAGCCAGATTTAAAAAGACAGTAGGCTTATTTATGGGAGTGAATCCCCTGGTACTTTCTATTGATGAGGATAACACCTTTGCAGAGGTTGTTGAACAGGTTAAAAACCAGCTTAAACAGAATTATAGACATCAGCGTTTCCCTTTGGGGCAACTGGTCAAAGAATTAGGAGCTTTTACTCAAAAAGAAAGAATTTTCAATATCACATTATCTTACGAAAAACAGGATTATTCATCTCATTTTAAAGGTACTGTTACTAGAGTTGTCCCGCTTAGCCATGAATCGGAAAGAGTGGCTTTGGCTTTGTACATCAGAGAATTTGATGAAACAGAAGATGTAAAAATAGATTTCGATTACAACCTGAATTATTTTACTCAGGAAAGTATTAATAAAGTTGTGGAACATTTTCGGACTTTGATGGAAGATGTCTTGAAAAATCCTAACCAAATTATAAAAAAGGTAAACTTTCTCACAGACTCAGAGCGTCATCAGCTCCTTACCTCATTCAATGATACAAGAACAGATTATCCTAAAGATAAAACCATAATACAATTGTTTGAGGAACAGGTTGAAAAAAGACCGGACAACGTGGCTGTTTGGGACTCAAAAACTAAAATAACATATAGAGAATTAAAAGAAAAATCAGATAAGGTAGCTCAATATCTAGTGTCGAGCTTAGGAGAAAATACTGAGCCTGTGGGAGTGCTGGTTAACCGCTCTGCAGAGCTTATTGTGATTCTTCTTGGGGTCTTGAAATCTGGAAAATGCTACATCCCGATTGACCCGATGCTCCCTGGAGAAAGAATCAGCTATATTATCGGTCATAGCAAGGCATCAGTCATTATTACTGAAGAAGCACAGGAGTTTTATCCAACAAACAATAAAGAAACTGAAGCACGCTTTATTACCAGAGAAGACTTGCTTCAGTTTGAAACTTCCGATACGCCAATTCATTTGAATAATAAATCTCATCCTTCTGATACGGCTTACATTATTTACACTTCCGGGTCCACCGGTACCCCTAAAGGTGTAGAAATCGGTCATGAGTCCTTAACTAACTTTCTGACAGGGATTCAGCGTATCCCTGGGATTTCTGTTGGTGATGTGTTCTATTCGGTCACTACCTATTCTTTTGATATTTCCATATTGGAGTTCTTTACCCCGCTTATTTCAGGGGCAAGTGTATTTATGGCAGAAAAAGAAATTCTGAATAATGTAGAGGCGTTGCAAGATAATTTAGCCCAAATCAGGCCTGGTATTATTCAGGGTACTCCGAGTTTTTACCAGATGTTGTTCAATTCCGGATGGAAAGGAGATAAGGATCTTAAAGTATTGTGTGGCGGAGATCGTCTGAGCGAATCTCTTGCAGGCCATCTTTTGGACTGCTGTGGTGAAGTTTGGAATATGTATGGTCCCACAGAGACTACGATCTGGTCCAGTATTAAAAAGATAGAAAAAAGCTCTGATGCTTCTAATATAGGATCGCCGATTCAGAATACCCAGATGTACATTCTTGATTCTTATGAGAATCTTTTACCGATTAATACTGCCGGTCGGATCTTTATTTCGGGAGATGGACTTGCCAAAGGATATTACCATAATGAAGTGCTTACCGATGATAAGTTCATCCATAATCCTTTTTCTGGAATTTCGGGCTCAAAGATGTATGAAACCGGAGACTTGGGAAAATGGACAGTAGGAGGAGAGATAGAATTTTTAGGGAGAAATGATTTCCAGGTAAAGCTTCGTGGTTTTAGAATAGAATTAGGTGAGATAGAAACCCGTTTACAAAGTTATCCCGGCATTAATCAGGTGGTTTGTGATGCCAAAGACGTGAAAGGGGAGAAGGTATTGGCAGCCTATTACACCTGTGAAGCCTCTTATGATGCGTTAGACAAAGGTTTACTTCGCGAATATTTACAGGGTAGCTTACCAGACTATATGATTCCTGGTTTTTTTGTAGAGCTTAGTACTATACCATTGACATCTAACGGGAAGATTGATCGTAAAGCTTTACCAGATGTTACCGGTGAAGATTTGATAAGAAGAGGGTATGTGGCTCCTGTGACTGAGCTCGAAGTTCAGCTTGCCATGATCTGGCAAGAAGTATTGGGAGTAGAGAGGATAGGGATTACCGATAATTTCTTTGAATTGGGGGGACATAGTCTTATTGCAGGGAAAATTGCCAATACAATATCCAGAGAATTGAATAAAGCTGTTTCTTTAAAACATATTTTTCAGCACCATACTATCGAAAGCTTGGCAAAAAAGATAAAGAATTTAAAAGATAATATAACAACAATTCCAAAGGCAGAACAAAAAGCTTATTATCCGCTAACTTCCGATCAGATGAACATGTGGTTAGCATCCCAAAAGCAAGACTTTTCCAATGCCTATAATATGTATTCCCTTTTTGAAATAGAAGGAAATATAAACACAACATTGTTTGAAAATGCAATGAATAAACTTATCCTTGATAATGAGATTTTAAGAACAAACTTTATTGAAAAAGACGGGCAGGTGTATCAGTCTGTCAGTCAGGGAAATAAATTCAGACTGGAAACTGTCAGTAACGAAGAGAATTTCTTAGCTTGGGTTAAAAAATATATTTCTGAAAGTTTTGATTTGGAATCTGATCCATTAATAAAAGTTGCTGTTTTTAATCAAAGTACAGGAAAGAAATATTTGGTTTTCCTCACTCATCATATCATTATTGATGGAATGTCCTTAGATATTATTCTTCATAGACTGATCAGGCTTTATCATGATAATGGAGAGACCGTAATGTCAGATAATCTGCAGTTTAAAGATTATACTGAATGGTTGTATTCACATTCTCATCAGAAGTTATCTGGTTATCAAAATGACACTGCAAAAACAAAGGTTTTAAATATTAAAAATGAGTTGGGGCTAGTTAGAGAAAACAGGTTTAGCTTATCTTTAGATCTGTATCACAGATTGAGAAGGCTTTCAGAAAACAATAAGACTACCCTGTTTACATCAGTTACCACCTTATTAAGTATAGTAATCAATAGAATATACCAGCAACAAAATATTTGTGTAGGAACTATTTTTAACGGAAGAAATACAGAGCAATTAGAACATGCAATAGGAATGTTTGTTAAAACCCTTCCACTTTACCTGCAGATTGATGAAAGCTCTACGTTTGCCTCTCAGGTTAAAAATACCCGTCATCAGCTCAACGCATTGGAAGAAAAGACTGAAACACTCAGCGCATATAGTCTTAATGAACTGACTGATTTTTTATTGAGCTATCAGCATTCAGATATACTTGTAAGAGATCAAATAGAATTCAGCTCGTTTTCTCTGAAAAAAGAAAAGCTTCATCATACGCAGGCTCGTTTTCCGGTGGTATTTAACTTTTTTGAGTCAGATCAGCTTATTTGTGACGTAGAATATAGTGAATATGTTGATTTTAATGTGATAGAACTTATTTGGGATAAATTTCTTCTTCTTTTGGATTGGATTTGTGAAAACCCCCATAAAACGATAAAAGAAGCTGAGATCTCAACAGCTCAGGAAGAACAATTGAAAAATTCTGTAGACATTAGTTTTGATTTTTAA
- a CDS encoding L,D-transpeptidase, which produces MKNISVKKSFLYTCLCAVLLVSCKKEIEKISDTFKDTVSASETPETEKDSIKKDSVPVVKKESAPPMMQENGFYNAFVLPKDKKMRDSVYAAFSKKYDEKERTAILALNRLDSKSKWNADTLVVPAKIDTTLMAYSPFPMQLDILSGVKKFVIFSYPIQAYAVYSSGSLVKWGPTSMGKKTAQTTRGLTFANWKKKLSISTVSSEWKLPYNFNIHNIGGIGWHEYTLPGYPASHSCLRLLRKDAQWLYSYADTWILNPGGATTKARGTAVMVFGDYNWGGRRPWKKLLNDPNANNISVEELTKLLEPDVPKMLKEQANREKVVDSIKTAKAMAAPIQNERPTDTLSK; this is translated from the coding sequence ATGAAGAACATATCTGTGAAAAAATCATTTCTATACACCTGTTTATGCGCGGTACTCCTTGTTTCCTGTAAGAAAGAAATAGAAAAGATCAGTGATACCTTTAAAGATACTGTCTCTGCTTCCGAAACTCCGGAAACAGAAAAAGATTCTATAAAGAAAGATTCAGTACCTGTAGTGAAAAAAGAATCGGCTCCGCCTATGATGCAGGAGAACGGTTTTTATAATGCCTTTGTCCTTCCCAAAGATAAAAAAATGAGGGATTCTGTATATGCAGCATTCAGTAAAAAGTATGATGAGAAGGAACGTACTGCTATTTTAGCATTAAACAGACTGGATTCTAAAAGCAAATGGAATGCTGATACCTTAGTTGTTCCGGCTAAAATAGATACCACTTTGATGGCGTATTCTCCATTTCCTATGCAGCTTGACATATTAAGCGGTGTGAAAAAATTTGTCATTTTCTCATATCCTATCCAGGCTTATGCGGTGTATTCCAGCGGTAGTCTTGTGAAATGGGGTCCAACCAGTATGGGAAAAAAGACCGCACAGACAACAAGAGGACTTACTTTTGCCAACTGGAAAAAGAAATTGTCTATTTCTACGGTGAGCAGTGAATGGAAGCTTCCTTATAACTTTAATATCCATAATATAGGAGGGATCGGCTGGCACGAATATACACTTCCGGGATATCCGGCATCACACTCCTGTTTAAGATTGTTGAGAAAAGATGCCCAATGGTTGTATTCTTACGCTGATACCTGGATCCTGAATCCCGGCGGTGCGACTACAAAAGCGAGAGGTACCGCTGTAATGGTATTTGGTGATTATAACTGGGGAGGAAGAAGACCATGGAAAAAGCTTCTTAATGATCCAAATGCTAATAATATATCTGTGGAAGAGCTTACAAAATTATTGGAACCGGATGTTCCTAAAATGCTGAAAGAACAGGCCAACAGAGAAAAAGTGGTGGATTCTATTAAAACTGCCAAAGCAATGGCAGCCCCTATCCAAAATGAAAGACCTACAGATACTTTGTCTAAATAA
- a CDS encoding alpha/beta hydrolase has translation MNLDYLVREPENITSATPILFMLHGYGSNEQDLFSFRETLPKDWIIISFRAPRDTQFEGYSWYDINFNDPENFIDVPQAKESLNAVLESILKIINNYGLTESKVHLCGFSQGGILCYALALKYPELFTNIACLSAYAEEKILDGIVRDKKKLEKLRFFVSHGTDDAVIPIDWGRKAAELLYDLNCYFTFREYMSGHGVNQKNYMDLMDFFSK, from the coding sequence ATGAATTTAGATTACTTGGTAAGAGAGCCGGAAAATATTACCTCTGCTACTCCTATACTTTTTATGCTTCACGGCTACGGCAGCAATGAGCAGGACCTTTTCAGCTTTAGAGAGACCCTTCCAAAAGACTGGATCATCATCAGTTTCAGAGCTCCCAGAGATACTCAATTTGAGGGATACTCTTGGTATGATATTAATTTTAATGATCCTGAAAACTTCATTGATGTTCCTCAAGCTAAGGAGTCTTTAAATGCAGTACTTGAAAGTATATTAAAAATAATAAATAATTATGGTCTCACTGAAAGTAAAGTACATTTATGCGGATTCAGCCAGGGAGGAATACTATGCTATGCCTTAGCATTAAAATACCCTGAGTTGTTTACAAATATTGCTTGTTTGAGTGCTTATGCGGAAGAGAAAATTCTGGATGGTATTGTAAGAGACAAAAAGAAACTGGAAAAACTAAGATTCTTTGTATCCCATGGTACAGATGATGCAGTAATCCCTATTGACTGGGGAAGAAAAGCTGCTGAATTGCTTTATGACCTTAACTGCTATTTTACATTCAGAGAATATATGAGTGGGCATGGGGTTAATCAGAAAAACTATATGGATTTAATGGATTTCTTTTCAAAATAA